GTCCTGGGCCGCCTCCTCCGGCACGCTCTCTGCCCTCTACCTGCGTCAATCCCCTGCCTTGCTCTACGATATGTTTACCGCTGGCGGAGATGCTCTGGTCTTGGTGTGACCAGGGCTCGGCAGGCACCCAGCTCAGCCCCGCGGACCCATGAGCTTTCCCACGGCCAAAGAGCCGCCGGGCTCAGTGATGAACAGCAGGAAGCCGGGGCCCACACGGACGTCCCGGGCCTCCCTGCCACCCGCCTCTTCCCGGCCCTCTGCCATCCTGAAAGGAGCCCCCGCTCTGCCCCTGGGCCAGGCTGCATCCTGGGGCAGCCCCAGGGTGGTGCAGGGCCCGGGACCTGCCCCCCAACTCCTGTCTGCTTCTGACAGACCGTCCCCCCACAGCCTTGAGCATACGGAGGGGCAGGGTGCATGGGAGGCCAGGGCAGAGCGGTGGGGGTCTCGGGCCTGCCTGGGCCcatctcccctcacccccacctccagcctcctgTGCTGGCCCCCCCAACACTGGCCTCTTCCGGGGACGGCCCCCGCCAGCCCTGGCACCAGTGCGGAGGCAGGAGGCCCTCTTTGTGGTGCTGCCCCAAAACCCCGACTGTGCTCTGGGATCCTGGACCATCCGCCAGGGGTGGGGCCCCCACAGCAGGGGTCTGGCCGGGCACCCTGCCTTCACTAGGACCCTGTGGGCCTGGGGCCCACCGTCCTGCCCCTGCGAGGTGGGTGGCAGGGCCCGCGCTGGCTCCATTCAGGGAGCTGACCTGGCCCACGCCTCCCCTTCCGCGTGGTTTCCGGACAGCCCTGGGTCTGGTCCAAAGCCAGAGGCCGGGCTGCCAAGTATCCAGCTTCCGGGCGGAAGGTGCCAAGCACCGGACAGGGGCTGCATCCCGTGGTGGGCTGGGCCTAGGGGGTGCGCCAGCTCCTGTGCCCCCCAGCCACAGCCGTGTCCCCTGTGTCTGTACCACGCTCAGGACCTCCTTCCCCAGCctcacctccccagcccccaccccaggtgcGTGCACCCACCCACTCACCGCTGCTCAGAGCTGCCGACCCCACTCAGTCCTGTGCTCAGGCCCTGGCTAGTCGGGGTGGCCTTGGTCAGGACCAGAGGGACAGGGGACACTTGCCAGATTTGAACAGGGCCCAGGACCTGATGAGCTCAGAGACAGCCCGTCAACCCAGGGAGGCCTCTGGGGGAGGCGGCCCTCTCTGCAGTGTGGGGGAACTTCACATCCTCTGGCCCCGGGGGAGGCACCAGCATGGCACCCCAGGTAATAGGACAGGCCAGGTGGGGCCATTGCAGGTGTGGAGGTGTGCAGGTGTGGAGCTGTGCAGGTGTGGAGGTATGCAGGTGTGGAGGTGTGGAGCTGTGCAGGTGTGGAGCTGTGTAGGTGTGGAGCTGTGCAGGTGTGCAGGTGTGGAGCTGTGCAGGTGTACAAGTGCGAGGAATGGACCTCTGCCCAAGGCTGTGGGCCCGAGGCTGGGAAGCATGCCCCAGAGTCCCGCAGCCAGACCCCGCCAGCTGGCTCCGGGAACGCTGTGTTGCACACCAGGCCCTCGGGCTCCACTCTGGGGGGAGCTTTGGCTTCTCTCCTTTGGCCCAAGTTTCCCATCATCCCCTGGCCTGCTGGGCCTTCCGGGACGAAACTCAGGCAGTGCAAACAGGGCCTTGTGTCGCCTCCCAGGGTTGCCAGgcttggacatagaacaatggcaGGGCTTGTGAGGGGAGTCAAGTGACCAGAGACCCCAGAGGCAGGGCAGCACCAAGGCACATGCCCCCTGCCCCAACCAGGCTGCTGGAGTGGACCTTCCGAGGGTGGAGGAGGGACCCGCCACGTGGGGGCCTCTGCCCCCCCAGCTCGGCCCGGGGGGCAGGCCCAGGCTGTCCCAGTCAGTGCCTCTTACATAAGCAGCCCTGTGGGGGGCGAGGCCGCCGCTGGACTCCGCTGTCCTGTCACCCCCCCGCGTCACGAGCCTGCAGTGGGCTGTCCTTGGGCCTGGGCGGAGGCCAAGCCAGGCCCATAAATAGGGGTCTCCGGGcggcctccctgcctcccgccCCCCTCTCTGCCTGTGCCGACGGCCCGGTCCTGGGAGAATGGCCACTCCGAACAGGCTGTGGATGGGGCTGCTCCTGCTGGGGGTCCTGGGGGTCCTGCAGACCCCAGCCCCCGCCCAGGCCGCCCTGCAGCCCAACTTCGAAGAGGACAAGGTGAGGGAGGGCTCCCTGCCTGGTGCAGAGACAGGACGGTGCCCGTGGGGAGTGGGGTGCTCTCCCCGGTAAGGGGGAAGCAGAAGAGGAGGGCTGGACCGGCCGGAGGAGGGTGACCGGGAGAGGCCTCCCCAGGCGATTCACCGACAGAGAATAGCCCTACAGAGAGGAGCCCGACGGGCAGGGACGCGCCTGTGAGCGGGAGCGCGCGCTCATCCTACCCGCGGGTCACCTGCGCGCCCGCCACCCCTAACCCAACACGGTTAGCCCAACAAGCTCACGACGCCCAGGGCAAACAGGCACACTTTCCACACCTGGGCCGGGGACGCACCTCCGCGCGCGAGCGCGCAGATGTCGGAGGAGCCCGGGTGGCGCCAGGAACGGCGACGGACCGAGTGCGCCCCGGTGCGCGCCCCCTCCCCCATGAACACGCGCGCAGAGGCCTGCGGGGGTTTGCTGGAGCACGTCGGAGCGGGTCTTCCAGCTCCGCGCCCCACGCCCGCATCCGACTCCGCTAGGGACGGCCCTGCGCCCTCTGCCGCCcgcccccctgcccccctccccaggccgGCGGGAGCGGGACCCCGCGGTGGGGGCGGGGCCCGGGTGAGCGGGCGGGGCCGCGCCGGAGCAGGGGTGCCGGGTGGGGTGCGGGCCGGGGTGGGTGCAGCCGGACGGGCCGCCCACCCTCGGCGGGTCCGGAGGGTCCCGGCCGACCGGCTTGGGGTCCTGTCGCCGCAGTTTCTGGGGCGCTGGTTCACCTCCGGCCTTGCCTCCAACTCGAGCTGGTTCCTGGAGAAGAAGAAGGTGCTGTCCATGTGCAAGTCTGCGGTGGCCCCCGCGGCGGACGGCGGGCTCAACCTCACCTCTACCTTCCTCAGGTGGGCAGCGGGGCGGGCATCTGGGGCCCAGAGCTCCCGGCGCAGGGCGGCAGTCTGGGGACACCCCCAGCACCTGACCGCTGACCGCAGGATGACCTGCCCACAGGAAAGACCAGTGTGAGACCCGGACCTTACTGCTGCGCCCCGCCGGCCCCCCAGGCTGCTACAGCTACACCAGCGCTCGTGAGTGCGGCCGCGAGCCACGCTTGCTGGCCGGGACTCGGGGCAGCACCCTGCCCGGCAGTACAGGGGAGGGTGAGGGGGCGGCTGCCCCGCCAGGGTCGGCCTGGGCCTGCCCAGCAGCCCCCCATGAAGGGCTCTCTCCAGCTGTCTCTGCCCCACGCTCCCCTCGCTCCTCTGGCAGCTCTGCACCCCAGGACTCCTGCCCTCCTTGCCCCTGCCTGGGATGACCTCCCCTGGCCgtctctcctcctccccagagGGCTGTGGCTGCGGGGTTTGTGGCTGTCCCGTGCACCCCTGATTTTCTGAGCCCTTCTGGTTTGGGGACACTGGGCCCTGCGGGGCTGTCTCCTGGGTTTCCAGACTGGAGCAGCACCCACGAGGTGTCAGTGGCAGAGACGGACTATGAGACCTACGCCCTGCTCTACACAGAGGGTGTCCGAGGCCCAGGGCAGGACTTCCGCATGGCCACGCTCTACAGTACGTGTCCCCACGCCACACCCTCCACTGGGCCTTGGGCTCCACCCGTGGGGGTGTCTGGGGGCACCCCGGGCTTGGCAGCAGGGGCAGAACGGGGATCCTCCAGACAAACGGAGGCCAAAGACTTCTCCCCGCTGCCCCAGGCCGCACCCAGACCCCCAGAGCCGAGGTCAAGGAAAAGTTCACCACCTTTGCCAAGAGCCTGGGCTTCACAGAGGAAGGCATTATGTTCCTGCCGAAGACTGGTGAGCACGCTAATCTGACGGGAGGGGATTAAGGTCAGATTAGAGGCAGACAGACTGTCTCCTGATCTGGGGGAGGCCGAGGGCTGGAGTCCGTCCGGCCAGACTGCCCACTGACCGGTGCACGGCCTCCGGAGCGGGGGCGGTCTGGCCTCACACGGAGACCTTGGTCTGCAGCCCCTGGGCCAGGCCCAGCAAGACGCTCCTCGGGAAACACCCCCTCCCTGGATTCACCACActcccactgtgtgccaggccccggGTTGGCCCCGGGGAGGCAAAGGTCCCAGCCTGGGAGGGGTGCAGGGGGGGCCCTAGAAATGGGGCCTGAGGACGGGTGTCCGCGTCGGGACACAGGGACAACCACACGGGGCTCAGCACAGGCTCCCTGAAGCGCGCATGGCCTCCTTGCCAAGGCAGCCTGCTCTGGGcccggggggggcgggggggggtacCGAATCTTCCTTCCGGAGGGGTAGAcagagcctgggggaggggcaggagtgATGGGGGTGAGGTGACAGTCAGCAGTTAGGGGTCGACGAGATGCTCTCCACGCCCGCAGCAGGGGGTGGGCAAGGGTGGGCCTGGGGCACTGACCACAGGCCTGGGCTTCTTTCTTGGCAGACAAGTGCATGGAGGAGCACCCATaggtgagtgggggctgggggccaCCTTCACCCAGCAGCCCCCTCACTCGTTCATTCAACACATGCTCACCAACAGCCTCCCTTCTGCCATGAGGGCTGGCCTCCGGCCGACAAGGGCTGCTTCACGGAGGGGCCTCCGCTGGGGTTCAGCAAGGTTACTGGGAGTGGGCGGAGCGGGCGGCCGGGACAGGACTGGGGTGGGAAGACCAGGGGACGGCAGGGGAGGCCAGTGCCCTTTGTTGAGAGGCCTCAGTGGACGGGCCCTCGCAACCTGAGACCGGAGGGGGCTggggtcctggggtggggggcgtgtGGCCAGCCCCACCTACAGGTCCCACTTTCCTGCCCAGGTGAGTCCGCCTCTCAGGACCTGGCCCTTCTGTCCTGCTCAGCCATTTCCTGCAACACCCAAGACCCCAGCCCGagaccccagccctggcccctcGCCATCCGTGCCCCCCTCAGCCTTTATTCCCGCTCTGAAAATAAACTCTGAAGCAAGTCAGCGCCTGCCTCCTGACTGTCTGTCTTGCACTTGGGCCTGGCTCTGGCCAGCTCTCTGGAGACCTGACCGTCCCCCTTCGCTTTGGGCCTGGGTGTCCCTTCACCCTCTGTGAAATCTCAGTGGCTGGCTCTGCGGGACGCCCCGAGGGACAGGTAGGGGTGCACTAGCTCGGCCCCTGATGGCGTGGGAGAGGCGGCTGGCCGGAAGCCTGGACAGCCCAAGGAAGCTGTGTCCCCACCCACTCCACACGGCCAGATCCCACCCACTGCAGcccctcccgccccccccccccaaggtgCAGCTACAGCCGGCCGGTTCTGGGCAGGTGCCCACAGCCTGCCCCAACCCCGGCCAGGCCCAGGGCAGCTCTGAAGGAGTGGGATTTGTGCCCTCAGGCGGGACAGAGAGAAGGGTTTGAGGGCGCAGAGGGGAAGGAGGCTGGAGTGTCCATGCACCCCAGACAGGACAGACTGGCCGAGGGGGCTGGAGACGGCCACCCCCCATCTCCTGGGGCCACCTGAGAGCCCCCAGACCCCCGGCCTCTGGCCTGGGCCTCAAGGGCACAGCCCTGCCCACTCGCCAGCCCCTGGTACCTGAGCTAACCTGAGCCTTGCGCGAGGTCTCTCTCCCAGCCCGCCCTTCGCCTCCTGCTGCCCCCAGCTTCTCAGCCAGTGTAACCATTCTCAGGCCCCTGTCCTGGGCCCCCTGGCTCACAAGGCATAGTGCCCACAGCAACCTGCCCACCAGGCCCTGTCCAGGCCACCAGGTTGTGAGGGTCAGAGGTTCGCGTGAGATTTTGGAATGGCTTCCCAAGGCTCTGCCTGAGCCCAGGGCTGGAGGCCACATCCCACAGGGCCTGCCAGGCCTTTGCCTCCCCTTGCTCCGGGGCATCCGGCCCCCTCCCCAGGAAGGatgggcggggcctggtgggggcCACTGGGCCAGGGTGCTCCAGGCGGGCAGGCTAGTGCTCCAGGGAGCAACCTGATCGGAGCCTATCACAGTGGGGTCTGTCCCAGGCGGCCAGGCCAGTGCTCCAGGGAGCAACCTGATCGGAGCCTATCATCAGAGGGGGCATGTCCCAGGCAGGCAGGCCAGCGCCCCAGGGCATCTCAGGGGCATAAAGGCACAGTGGGAGAGGCCACCCCAACCCTCCTGTCCTGCTCCCGAGCCCCGTGCCATCGACAACACCTTCCAGGATGCTGCAGACGCTGCTGATCAGCGGGACCCTCGCCCTACTCGCTGCAGCCCCAGGCCAGGCCCAGGTCCCCATCCAGGCTGACTTTGATGCCAGCCAGGTGCGCACAGACATGCCCGGGCTGGCAGCCTCTGTCTGACTGCGTTCTACCAGACAGGCCAGAGGGCTGGGGGAACCCAACCCAGCCCCCACTCTGGTTCAAGCTCAGCTCAAGGGGACCAAGCCCGCATCCGTCTGCCCAGCTgacttggggtggggggctgcagAGGACAGTGGGCCCCTCAGCCCCAAGTCTGACTTCTGTCCCCACCTCTTGCTGGGCCGCCAGCCAGATGAGTTGCAGCTGCCCCCCAAGTTTGGGTCAGGTTTGACATGGCAGCCAGGGCTGCCCCCAGCTCGCCCCGTCCCCCTGCAGTTCCAGGGCCCCTGGTATGTGGTTGGGGCGGTGTCGGACGACCAGAGCTTCCTGGATGCCAAGGACAACATGAAGATGCCCGTGGTCTTGGTGACCTCCTTGGCCAACGGCAACCTGGGCATCAAGTTTGGGTTCCCCACGTAAGTGATCCCAGGAGTCCCACCTTGGACTGGCCTTAGGCCCGGCCAGCGTGGGGTCAGGTGGGAGCCAGGAGGAAGCAGGGGTACGCCCGACCCCAGAGCCAGGCCCCGCCCACGCTAGGCTTCAGGGCTGTCGAAACGGTAGCCCCGCTCATCTGCTCCTCAGAAGGGCCCCACCTGAGGGCGTGGGGGAGCCATGTCCGTGTGTCTGCGCGCGTATGCACGTGTGCCGGTGTCTCGAGGGGAGACGGGGAGACCCCGCAGGCCCCCCGTCCCCTGGCTGTGTCCCTCTGCCCCAGGGTGTCTCCTCTCCTGTAAGTGAATCATAAAGCACCCGTGTGATCAAACGTTGATCTGATGGGAGACAGGTGGCCCTGGGGCAGTTGGCAGCAGCTAAGTGGCAGCTTTTTGTCGCGGTCGGGCAGCGTCTTCAGGATACCCAGCAGGGCTGGGCGGTGGGCAGGGGGTGCAACTCAGGCCGCTGGGGTCCCCTTCCCAGGCCTGATGGCAGGTGCCAGGAGACGGACAGCACCTTCACCAAGGGGGCCGTGGACGGGCAGTTCAGCAACGCGGGTGAGGCCTGCGTGTCGCGGGCGGTGCCGGTTGGGTGGGGGCAGCGGCAGGGCCAGCTCGCGGGGACCATGGGGATGGGCAGGGGGCGTCCAGGCCGGCGCCCAGCTCAGCAGGCTCCCACGCCCCCCCAGCTATGGCCCAGACCGACATCAGGGTGGCTTTCACGGACTACAAGCACTTCGCCGTCATGTACTTCGAGACTCAGAAGGGGGGTGTAAAGAACGTCTGGCTGCAGCTCTACGGTGGGTGACACGTGGTGGGAGACCCACCCACCTAAAGGGCCGCACTCACACCACCACGGCCCCATCACGGCCTTCGTCTGGGGTCACATGGGAGGTCTGCTCTGCGGTGTCCCCATGTGCCTCCCCAGCGAGCCCTGACTGGGAGGCAGGTGAAACCAGCATCTCCCAGTGTCTCCctgggcccctccccagccccgccccacctcccactccccctcccagccctgcccctctgctCACGGCGCCCCTGCCCTCAGCCCGGGCCCCAGAGCTGTTTCCTGAAGGAGCCCAGAGGATGCAGCAGCTGGCATCCAAAGTGGGCCTG
This DNA window, taken from Bubalus kerabau isolate K-KA32 ecotype Philippines breed swamp buffalo chromosome 11, PCC_UOA_SB_1v2, whole genome shotgun sequence, encodes the following:
- the PTGDS gene encoding prostaglandin-H2 D-isomerase produces the protein MATPNRLWMGLLLLGVLGVLQTPAPAQAALQPNFEEDKFLGRWFTSGLASNSSWFLEKKKVLSMCKSAVAPAADGGLNLTSTFLRKDQCETRTLLLRPAGPPGCYSYTSAHWSSTHEVSVAETDYETYALLYTEGVRGPGQDFRMATLYSRTQTPRAEVKEKFTTFAKSLGFTEEGIMFLPKTDKCMEEHP